CGACACGATTGCCTACCTCTACGGCATGAAGCCCGGTCAGGAGCACGTCGTCGAGATCGAGCGGGGCGTACAGCTGTACGTCGGTCTCGAAGCGATCGGCGAGGTCGATGACAAGGGGATGCGGACGGTGATGGCCACCCTCAACGGTCAGCTCCGCCCCGTCACAGTGCGGGATCGTTCCGTCGCCGTCGAAGCTCGTCAGGCCGAGAAGGCCGACACGTCGAAACCGGGTCAGGTGGCGGCTCCGTTCTCGGGTGTCGTCACCGTCAAGGCGGACGTGGGGACGAAAGTCCGCGCGGGCGAACCCGTGGCATCCATTGAAGCGATGAAGATGGAGGCAGCCATCGCCGCCCCCGTCGACGGCGTGGTGGAGCGCGTCGTCATCGCGTCGACCGCGCAGGTCGAGGCGGGCGACCTTTTGCTCGTGGTCCGTCCCGCGGACTAACCTGGTGCGTCGGGCTTTTCGAGCCCCGAGATCCACCAGGAGTGACCCCCGTGATGCGTGAGCGCGACAACGAGACGTCGGACGACGTCGACAACGGTGTGCTCGAGCGCACCGACAACCTCGAGACGACCGGGATCGGCATCGTCGACGGTGCCACGGCGCAGATCGATCTCGCCCTGCCCACGCTGTCCGACGGTGACGACGATTACGTCGAGGATGACGGATCCGCCCTTCCGGTGAGCGAGCACGACCTGCGCTACGGCGATCAGGATGCCGAGGTGCACGAGGTCGCCGCGGACGACGTCGCCACGGAAGATTCTGCGATCGCGGAGAACGAGCGCGACGAGTCCAATGAGGTCGTCGATGCGGACGTCGTCGCTCCGCACGGAGAGACCACTGTGTCCGCGCAGACGGGCGTCACGAGGCGCGCCATGCACCACCCGGTGTCCAGCGACAAGCATGCGCTCGAGCGAGTGCGCGGCGCGCGCGTCGAGGAGGAACCGCTCCAGTCCCGCCGACTCGACCAGTTGAGCGCCGATCGCGAGAGCCCCGACCTCCTCACGGCCGACCGGCTCATCGACCGCACGCGCGTTGCGGGGGCGGAGCCCGAGGGCATGTGGCAGCGACTCGTCTACGGCGCCACCGGTGGTCGGGTCGTGCTCGCGGACAACGCCCGCGTCCGTGCCCGGAAGGACCTCGACGGTCGCATCTCTGCGCCGCTGACGGGTGGCGCGAAGTTCGTGCCGGTCCTGTCCCGCAAGGGCGGCGTCGGAAAGACGAGCGTCACGACGCTCCTCGGGATGGCCCTCGCCGACGCGCGGGAAGACCGCGTGATCGCCATCGACGCGAATCCCGATCGGGGGACCCTGGCCGAGCGGATCGAACGCTCGAGCGGCAAGACCGTCCGCGACCTCGTCCGCGCCCGCGCCGACGTCTCCGGCTTCAACGATCTCTCCGCCATCGTCGCCCGGGACGAGACGCGCCTCGACATCCTGGCCTCCGACGCAGACCCGCACCTCTCCGAGGCGTTCAGTGACCGCGACTACCACGACGTCGCCGCCATCGCGGCCCATTACTACTCGATCGTCCTGACGGACAGCGGCACCGGGATCGTCCACTCCGTGATGGATGCGACGCTCGAACTGGCCGACCAGCTTCTCATCGTGGCGGGCCGGAGCATCGACGAAGCGAAGCTCGCGTCCGAGACGCTG
This DNA window, taken from Microbacterium sp. MM2322, encodes the following:
- a CDS encoding MinD/ParA family protein; the protein is MRERDNETSDDVDNGVLERTDNLETTGIGIVDGATAQIDLALPTLSDGDDDYVEDDGSALPVSEHDLRYGDQDAEVHEVAADDVATEDSAIAENERDESNEVVDADVVAPHGETTVSAQTGVTRRAMHHPVSSDKHALERVRGARVEEEPLQSRRLDQLSADRESPDLLTADRLIDRTRVAGAEPEGMWQRLVYGATGGRVVLADNARVRARKDLDGRISAPLTGGAKFVPVLSRKGGVGKTSVTTLLGMALADAREDRVIAIDANPDRGTLAERIERSSGKTVRDLVRARADVSGFNDLSAIVARDETRLDILASDADPHLSEAFSDRDYHDVAAIAAHYYSIVLTDSGTGIVHSVMDATLELADQLLIVAGRSIDEAKLASETLSWLESNGYADLARGAVVVLNTSRPGASLVRPSELEAHFRTRVRAVVTIPYDAHIATGGPITFRRLSAATRGAARELAAVVVEGLRATGTVR